CTGACTCATCGTACCCGCCAGCCAGTTCGGCGACGGTAAACGCATCTTCGACGGTCAGTGCAAACACGGAAATCGTGTCATTCAGGCGACAGGCTGGTACGACACCGCTTGCCGATAGCCATCCTTTGGTCGGCTTCAGGCCGACAATATTGTTAAACCCTGCGGGAACGCGTCCCGATCCGGCAGTGTCGGTTCCCAACGAAAACGCCACCAGTCCCCGCGCCAGCACCGAGGCCGATCCTGAACTGGATCCCCCGCTGATATAGCTTGCATTGAAGGTATTCGGTACTTCGCCAAACGGTGAGCGCGTACCGACCAGTCCAGTGGCAAATTGATCGAGGTTGGTTTTGCCAATGACAATGGCCCCTGCCGCTTTTAATTGGGCAACGGCAGTCGCATCCTTGTCGGCCAGATAGGTAAAAGCCGGACACGCCGCGCTCGTCGGCCAGCCAGCAACATCAATATTGTCTTTAACGGCAAAAGGAACGCCGAACAGCGGCAGTGCGTCTGGATTTTCACGATATCGCGGCAATAGTGCTGCGATTTGCGCTTCAAGCAGATCAGGCGTCGCCAGCACGATCCACGCGGGATCGTCCGCCGACAAGCTGGCAAGCAGCGAACCGAGTGTTTCGCCAATGCGATTGGCCTGCTGGTGGTAATGCTGTTTCCATTCCTGAAGCGTGAGTCCTGTCATTCTTGGCATGATGTGAATCCCATCTGGTATACAAGATTGAATTCACTAAAGCGAAAACCATGCCAGTTTTTATTTTATTGATTTATATGAAATTAAATTATCGTGCTTCATTGTCGTGCACAGAAAGGGAACAGCCGTGCGCCATTGCGGAGCACGGTTGCTAAAAAATGGCAGTAACAGACGTCGTCAGATTCATTAATGGTTTTGCTTGCGTCAGGCGATCTTTTTCGCAGCCTGCTGTGCCAGAATCGATAGTTCTGTGGCCTTGAAGACATGCGACTGCGACATCGCGTTTTCAGTACGCTCGCGGCAGTCACGTAAAAAATCGGGGAAAAAGGGGCGTTTGACACTGCCTGCGGGGGTAAAACGCTGTTCACCCTGACCGTTCACCAGATAAACGATGTTACTTTCACCGCGCGTGAGATCGACATATTTTCTGATTTCGATATAGCCTTCCGTTCCCAGTATCGTCAAACGGCCGTCGCCCCAAACGCTCAAGCCATCCGGCGTAAACCAATCACAGCGGAAATAGCCCGTAGCCCCATTGTCGCCCAGCAGCATGGCATCACCAAAATCCTCAAATTCGGGATAGCGTGGATGGTGGTAATTCGCCGTCTGGCTGGCCACCACACGCGCAGCGGTGTTGCCGGTAAAATAGAGAAACTGTTCAATCTGGTGGATACCGATATCGCAGAGAATTCCCCCATACTGGCGCTTTTGATAAAACCAGTCAGGCCGTGCGCCGCGTTCACGGTGTGGGCCAACGCCGATTGTCTGAATCACTCGCCCGATTTCGCCCCGTTGCACCAGTTCACCTGCAAACAACGCGCTATCCACATTAATACGTTCATTAAAGTACACCGCAAACTTGCGACCGGTTTCCGCTACACGACGTTGGACGGCATCCAACTGCTCCAACGTGGTCAGCGGCGGTTTAGCGGTGAAAAAATCTTTGCCGGCATCCAGCGTGCGCAGCGCCAGTTCGGCTCGATCACAGGGGATCGCCGCGCAGGCGATGAGATCGATCGATGCGTCGCTAATCAACTGTTCTACCGATGGTGCAAAAGGAATGGAGGGGAAAAGCGAGGTGAATTTCACTCGATTATCTGGGTCAGATTCGAATACGCCAACCAGTTCCGCGCCCGCATCAACCAGTTGTCGACACATATCATAAATGTGGTTATGTGCTAACCCAATCGCTGCAAACCGAATCTTTTTCATCTTCACCTCGCCGAGCTCGCTATGTCGAACCATTACAATAGAGTGGAAACCGAGTTGGCTAAAGACAAAAGCCACGCAACGCGTTAGAATTTTCCTTGTTTTGTAACATACACACATTTTTTGCAATGCAACCACGAAAAGTAACCATGAAAAGAAAACGCATACTGATCCCCCTCCTCATTCTGATCCTGTTTGTGCTCTATCTAAATCGCGATGCGTTGAATCCTTTTGCGCCTGACTGTAAAAACCTGCCGGCGAATCAGCCCAAGCCCGAAGAATGTAAAAAACCGGTGAAAGAAGTCGCTCCGGGTTTTGAAATTTAGGCTAATTTTGCTCTCAATACGGTTGTTCCGTGACGCCCAATTCTGCTGTCATCACGGATAACCTTAGGGATATTTGATGATAATCGGTTACTTATTCATTTGATAACAACGGCACGCCCATAAAATAATTTCGCGTTCTCGTGGTGGAAGTAATATCGCAAACAGGTTAAACATCACTCAATTACATATCATTATCATTATTAACGTTCATGAGATACCTCCCCCAATCTGACAACACCATTCTTCGCGACACTTATTCCATACCTTTACAATAATCAGATTATATCATTACAAAAAATTTCAAAAAGTAACCAGATATGTGATCCACGTAAATGAAACAGTGTTTCTTTTTCACCATAATGCAACACAACCTAATTATCAAGTCTACTGATTAATTAGTCTTACCAGTAAAAGGTCAGAATTATCGATATTCACCCATCAGCATCAGTCATTGCACTGTGTGCAATATTCATAATCCAATCCCTATATAAGGAGTGTTCGATGAACGGATAGACCAGGGAGAATGCCCTGTCTGACATTATTAATGGCGTCATCATCATTCCTGGTGATTCTATTTTTACGTCCAAAAAATGACATCAACTGTCTGGTTTTAAAGATAGAGACTGCACTCGCCAATAGTATTATTTATTCAAAATAGAGAAAGATAGAATGAAAATATACACACGTAACCTACTCATCGTTTGTGCCGGATTCGCTCCTTTCCTCACCCAGGCAGAAACCGACGGCAAAACGACCTTCCAATATGAGCATAACTGGAAGACAGAAGACCGCCGTCACTCCGACTCCATCAAACTCATTCATAAGAAAACCAACGGATGGTCATACGAAGTCAAATTCAGTACGTCAGCAGGCGGGAACAGCAACTACGACGTTGCCTATGATGACATGCAGGGCGGTTCTGGCGGCATGGTGATCGGCAAGGACTTCAAACTAAGCAAGGCGGCAACCTTAACGCCAAGCTTTGAATTCTCCATCGGGAATTCAAGTATGATGTACCAGCCGGGGCTAAAATATAACTACCGGATAAACAGCGACTGGTCCACGTATGCCCGCTACCGTTATGAATATAAAAAACCCTCTCGCAGCTCACGTTATTCGACCATTTCCACGTCAGATAAATATGGTTACGCAGGGGAATCTTATTTATCAAAATCCGACACCGGACGCCACCGTCTGGATACCGGAGTAACCTATTCTGGCTTTGATAAAATAAATTTAACTTACGTCTTTAACTACTATATCGGCGATAACACCACCAAATCGTATAAATATAGCAAGGGTGAATTCACAGAAAGAGAATATGCCGTCTATGACAATGGCAAAACTGACTATGAGCATCAGTTCAAAGTTCAATATAAGTTAAACAAACAGCTAACTCCTTACATTGAGTATGATGATATTAGCCAATCCAGCACATCATCAAGCCGTCAGGGGAAAATCAAAGTTGGTTTGAACTACGTTTTCTAAGAAACACCGAATTTTATAAAGAAAACATGCCGTATTTCGTGCCGCGTTGATGAAAAAAAAACCATGAATGAATTTTGTCTATCAGCGCACAGTTTTCACAATTAACGACCAATATTAATGGTGCCCATAATGAAAAAACGCTACCTTGTGGCCGGTATTCTCTTTGCCCAAATTTATGCTATTTCCGCGTCAGCCTCTGATACCAAACTTAGCTATGAACATAGCTGGGGTACGATGAATCGCTATCACGGTGATGAAATCGGCATGCGACATTTTATGGATAATGGCCTGTACGTTGGCGTTGAACTGAATTTTTATAATAAGAATAAAGATCTGACCATCGATGATGTCGTTTCGAATTCTTATGCCTTTTATACCGGTTATGCCTATAGCTTAACGCCAGAATTAACGCTGACGCCCAATCTGGAAGCGCGCTTCTACTCTGGCGGCACCAGTGGTGAAGGCACTGTCGGTAATATCAGCGATAGTCAAACTTCAGGTGCACGCTATACGCCGGGGTTGAAACTGACCTGGGCTGTGACGGATAAAACGGATCTTCATACGCAATATCGTTACGACCTCAGAAAAATCACTCGCAGCAAGCGCACCAACACGGACGATGACACCCATCGTCACCGCTATGAAGCTGGCGTTGCCTACAAAGGTTTCGATAATTTCACGTTGGCGTATACCGCTTACTACTATCACGCAGATTACGTGTTGCAAAACAATAAGAAGCATGATTATCAGCAGGATTTCGACGTGTCTTATACCATCAATGACAACTGGACAGCGCACGTTGGCGTTGAAGATGTCGCTAGCGGACGCGATGTGAAATCACGTGAAGGGAAAGGGAAAGTCGGCTTTACCTATACGTTCTAACAACGACTTACCTTTCTAACAGCAGCTTACTGCTATGCCATCTTTCTCGGGGATCCTGTTCATCAAGCGGGATCTTTTTATTACAACTCTGGATGAATCATCGTTACAGGTAGATAAAATGAAAAGATTTGCGCTGTCGCTCCTTGCGGGGCTGGTCGCTTTACAGGCCAGCGCCGCTACGCCTGACCGTCTCACTATCGTCAATCAGTATGTTGACAACGTGTTGACGAAAGCCGGTGACCATTATCATGGTCAATCGCCCACGCCACTGCTTGCTGATGGTGTCGATCCTCGCACGGGCAAACAAATGGAGTGGATCTTCCCTGATGGCCGTCAGGCTGTGTTATCCAACTTTTCCGCACAGCAGAACCTGATGCGCGTGCTGGTCGGGCTCAGTAACCTGAGCGGGAACCCCAGCTATAAACAACGTGCCGAAGCGATTGTGAAATACCATTTTCAACATTATCAGGATGAGAGCGGCCTGCTGATTTGGGGCGGCCACCGTTTTGTGGATCTAAAAACGCTGCAACCGGAAGGTCCCAGTGAAAAAGAGATGGTGCATGAGTTGAAAAATGCCTATCCCTACTACGATTTAATGTTCAGCGTCGATAAAGATGCAACCGCACGCTTTATTCGCGGCTTCTGGAATGCGCACGTTTATGACTGGAAGATTATGGAAACCAGTCGCCACGGTAAATACGGGCAAAAAATAGGCGCGCTCTGGCAAAGTCCGTTTGAGCAACAACCGCCCTTCTTCGCCACCAAAGGCCTTAGCTTCCTGAATGCCGGTAACGATCTGATCTATTCCGCATCACTGCTGTACAAATATAATAAAGAAGAAGGAGCGTTGATCTGGGCAAAACGTCTGGCGCAGCAGTACGTGCTGCCGCGGGATAAAGCAACCGGACTCGGCGTGTATCAGTTTACGCAGGCGCTGAAACGCGATGAAACTACCGACGATGCCGATACGCATTCCAAATACGGCGATCGCGCCCAGCGTCAGTTTAGTCCAGAGTTCGGCCCCACCGCGCTGGAAGGCAATATGATGCTGAAAGGACGCACCAGCACAATCTATTCCGAAAATGCACTCATGCAGCTCCAGTTGGGCAAAGATTTAGGCGCGGAAGGCAAAGAACTTCTGACGTGGACAACCGATGGTCTGAAAGCCTTCGCCAAATATGCCTATAACGAGTCCGATAACACCTTCCGTCCAATGTTGGCTAACGGTAAAGATCTCTCCAACTACGTTCTGCCGCGTGACGGTTACTACGGCAAAAAAGGCACCGTGATCAAGCCTTATCCTGCGGATAATTCATTCCTGCTTTCTTATGCTCGTGCCTATACCGTGCTACCGGACGCCGAGCTGTGGCGTGTCGCACGCGGCATTGCTCGCGCACAGGGGTTAGGCGAATTAGGTTCAGCACCGAATAAAGACGTTAAAGTGGATCTTGCCACCAAGAACAACGATCCTTACGCCCTGTTCGCGCTGCTGGATCTGTATCAGGCAAGCAAAGTGAAAGACTACCTGTCGCTGGCAGAAAAAATAGGCGATAACATTATCAGCACGCGTTATCAAAACGGCTTCTTTATGGCCGAACCCAACAGACAATATGCCGATGTCGATACCATCGAGCCTTATGCCCTGTTAGCGCTGGAAGCTGCGGTGCGCAATCAGCCACAGTCCGTTGCACCGTTCCTGAATGGTGCGGGCTTCACTGAAGGCGGCTACCGTATGGAAGATGGCTCAACGCGCGTGTCCACGCGCGATAACGAGATCTTCCTGTTGAACGTTGGCGAAACGTTGAAACCCAACAACAAGAAATAAGCATTAATTCTCAACACGCCAATGGTGGTTCGCTACCATTGGCAATCCCCTCTTGCTTACTCTGCTCAACCCTGAGCCGAACAAGACCGCCATTATCGGGTGTGATACTTCATCGCGTGGTGCTTAATCATGTGCAACTTACAGAACGTAATGCCGGCCACGATTAACGTGACCAGCATGAAGTAACGCAATAATTTCAAGCGTTAGTTAACCAGAGGTACCTCTGGGTTAACACCAAGCCAGCCCGGCGTGGGTTCGCCTTTCGCTTCACCGACATACAGGCTCATCTGTGCGCGGAAGCGCTCGACCGCACCGCGGTCATACATGAAATCAGCAAATGCTTGCGGACGAGTATTGCTATATTCCCAGATATGCTTGTAACCCTCTGGCGGCGCAACGTCAGTACGCACCGACCACATACGCGAGACCTGTGTCTGCGTGTACGGATCCAGCAGCCAGCTTAGGTACAATTTCGCACTTTCTGGGTGTTTAGCTTTTTTGAAGATCGCTGCACGCTGAGCCCATGACACAAAAGGATCGGACTTCGGCAAAACAAAGCGGGTGACAGCATCCGTAGCCGGAACGAGCGCACCAGAACTGGTAAAGGTCGCGCTGTATTTTCCTGTCGCGATTTCAGCGCCGGGTACATTGGTGCCGCGCACGTAGACAGGATCCTGCTCCTGCAATTTTTTCACAAAATCCCAGCCGTATTTATCCACGACCAGCTTGTACCAGAACAGCACCGCATCATCGTCGTTAGGATAAGCCAGAATCAAATTGCCTCTCAGGTTCGGACGAAGATAGTCATTGGCTTCACGCGGCCAGGATTTTTCATCCAGAAGCTGGGTATTGACCAGGTTACTGAACGCGATGACATAAGCACCGATCCACGCCCCATCTGCATCACGAAATTCCGGGTAAATTTTGTCCCAGCCACGTGGTTTGTAATTCAGCAGCACGCCTTCTTTTTTCCAGCGAGGAAAATCCTGCACCGTTTGCAACTGCACCACATCAGGAATCAGGGTATCGGTCGCCAGCTGGTTATCGATACGGGCGTCATGATATTTGCTGTAATCAACAATCACATTCAGTTTGATCCCAGGAAAACGCTTCTCAAATTCCTGCTTGAAACGCGCCTGCTGCGACTGCACATCACCACCGGCATAAACAGTGACCGAACCGCCTTCTCTCAACGCACTCTGATAGATTTGATCCAGCGATCGCGTCTCCAGTTCGACTGCCGCCTGACTTTGCCCGACGCTGAGTCCGGCCATCATGGCCAGCATCAGCACTGTTTTCTTCAGATACTTCCCAGTGTATTGCATTGTGATTTCCTTCACTTAATGAATAAAACCCGTACCAACAAACGACAACGATCAGCCGTTAAAACGGCAACGGTGTGACCAGCGGATCGCAAGCAAGCGACGCGCAGGATTGGCTCAACGAGATGAGATCGTCAAAAATGAAATCAGAATAGAAAACGCATGGTCCTTCATTGATATATCTCCCGTTCGAGGATAACTTCCCCGATTCCATTAGGATATTTACCCCTGAGTTTACAGGATTAAATAAAAACACATACGAAGAAAAAGCGAACAATATAGTTAAAAACATTGAATGGATAAAATGAGATTACGCTTTCATGCGGGATAGATGCAATATCAGAAAAAGATAGGATGGGATTATTTATCTTATGAAATGATTTCAATTTTAATGATATTACTTAATACCATACAAAAATGATAATATTAGGATTGCAATTTATTTTTACACAGAAGGAAGAGCGGAACCGGAGAATGCATTTTCTGGAATCACGTCAAGATAATCCGGGAGCAGACCATATCCATCCAAAAACACCCGATGCTGCACAATAATTGCGAACGCTTGCTGCAACCGCGCTTTTATTTGTTCCGCACCAGCAATCCACTGCTGGTTATACTGTAAAAATTCCACCGCTTTTTCCAATTCCCCTAACGACCATTGTTCGACAGGATCGTAAGCCAATTCAAGCTCGGCGATATAGGCTCGAAACTCAGATAAATAACGCTGAAACAGATCAAAATCAGCCACCATGGCACAGGCAGCCCGATCAAAAAAAGCGTTAAATGCCTGTTGAACCAATCCCCTATTCATATCGTACGCATCCTTAACCTGCTGATTTTTCATAACGTATTCTATATCAAATTATTGCATGTCCGGCACCGAATACACCGCAAATATCCTGCAAGGCCCCGGCTCACAGCCGTGAAAGACACCACTTTCCAGATGTCTTTTCGCTTCATCAAAAGAAGCCAGCAGGCAATGCTCATTAACATTCAATTCCTGCGCCATATGATTACAGGATAAATAAGAACACTCTGGCCATCGCTCATTGCACAAAGAGACAACATCAAAACCCTGCAACTCTTTTTGCTGTGGTATCTTCACGTCGGTGTCAAAAGAGGCTTATGGCTCGAACAGATTCCATCCTGCTGTATCTTCATCATATTGATACTCGTATGCCTCGTAATAAAACATCGTGGTGCCGCTCATATCAATCCCCTCTTCTTTTTCCAGGGAGTGAATCAACTCTGGCGAATCAAACAGCCAATAGCCATTATGACGCCAGAACTGGATATACTCGCAAAAGGAATCAGAGACACAGCAGCTCACCGAGTAAATCTCTTTTACCTGCTCGGCGTTAAGCCAGTCAGGTTTTAGTGCGACTCTTTTAGCTAAATATCCGACGGGGATCATGTTTTCGCTTTTTCTTTGAATATTGTGATTTAATGCCAACTTTTATTTTCCCATAAGGTAAAGTTGATTTATATTTAAAAATTCGGTATAGCTAAACTCTGGCTCAGAACCTTTTATAATTTGATATCCAATGCGTATATACGCAGCCACCATGCCCTTGAACAGATACTGCATCTGTATCGCTTCCACATTGGCGGGTAAGATCAGCCGCAGCCCCAGCCTGCACCTTACTGGCCACTGGCTGGAAGCCGCAGGATTTGGCACGGATACGCCGGTAGTTGTCACCGTTGAGCACGGTCAACTGGTGATACGTATTGTGACTGAATGACAGATAACAAAAATCCCGGCCTTTTTGAGAGGCCGGGATACTTTGACTACTTAATCATATTAATTCATATTGCTTTTCTGATATTTTTTGTAAAACCCCAGACTCAACCATTCCATCTAATAATCCCTTTATTTCATGATCATGATGTGATGGAAAATATTGAGATAAGCGCCATATATCTATCAATTTGGGGTTTTTAATATTATTAATATCGACCACTGCATCTGTCTTATCGTTGCTTATTAAAAACTTAATGCCTTTACCATGTTTAATAAAACCCCATTCATTATCATTAACAAAAATAGTCCCTTTCTTAGGGAAGTCCAGCAAAAAGTCAAAGTCCTTTAAGCTTGGATAAGCAATAAAGAAAGCCTTCATTAACATCTCTTGAAGACTGATAAAATTGATAATTTCTCTTTCGTTCATCATATCAATACCTTACCCTTGCCTCAGCAGCTTCGCGCAAAAGTTGATCACCTTGTTCTTTCGTAACTTCATGTATTCTAACTGGTATATCTTTAATTCCGGCTTTTTCTGCTGCTTCAGCTCTATGATGACCATCAATAATAATTGCTTTACCATTTACGATAGCAACATCAACAGGTTCATTGGCATCAAAGCCATTTGCTTTCATATCTTTTACAAGCCGTTTCACTTGTGAACCCGACATTTCGTTTTTATTTTGCCTGCTAATTAGAATACTTGGATCTACGTTCTTAGTAGTTACTTGAGAAGCACCATTTCCAGTATTATTACCACCCTTGCCAATTCCGGCAGCAATCCCAGCCGCACTTGTCGCCCCCGCCTGAGCAATGGTGTTAATTGCAAGTTGTGAAGCCTCATCCGAACCGCCCACTGCCTGCGCGTTATGTATTGCCTGTAAACGCCCAGCTTCCAGAGCAGGCGTCACAACGTGCAGATAAGCCCATTCCTGAAGGTCTGATCCGCTCAAGCTACCATCAGCCCGAAGTTTCTCCCCCAACTCCTCAATTCGCTGACCATAGCCTGCCTGCAACTCCGCCATTTCTTTGGCTTTTGCAACACACACATCAACACTGGAACAGTTTTCAACACTCTTAATCTGTTCGTCCGAGATTTTCTTGAACTTCTCCGTTACCCCGTCTTTACAGACACTGTCACTGCCACAGGATGACATTTCACTTAGCCGTTGACGGTTCTCCTCTGTACTCAAGAAGTTATTCTCCACCGCATTACGCCCGGACTGTGCGCCGCTGGCAGCAGACGCCGTGCTGTTTGCCTGCCAGACCGGATATCAGCCCGGAGGCCAGCGTGGAAAGCGCGCTGACTGACTGCTTTTCCTCTTCCGTCAGGTCGTTTGCCGTCTTGCCGGGGTATTGATCGGCCATGATGGCGCGAGCGATCAGTTCACCGCTGGACGCACCCATCGCCCCCGCAGCCGCATCCTGACCCGACAGCTGGGCAACAACAGCCCCCACCACCGCGTGCGCCATCGCATTGGCTGCGATATCCGACGCCGTGATTTTGCTTTCATCCTTCGGTATCGTGACATCTCTTTCACCAGTTGTGCCAGATATGGCGATGCACCGCTGGCAATCGCTTTCTGGATGTCCCCACCCGCCAGTGCCTGAATCGCCGCCGTCGCCCTTGGCCTCCGCGGCTTTCTGCGCTTTCAACTCGCCTTCCGTGCGCACGATATCCATCACCTGCGCGCCGATTTCAGGCGTTTTTGCTCTTTCTCTTTGTTAAAGATCGGGCTGAGCGCGTTATTCGCGTGCTCAACATCACGGCTCAGCGTAGTGATATCCTGCACCTTACCGGCAAGTGGCTCGAAGACCTCGACTTTAATACCGGACAGCCCGTTATCGTCACCGTTGAGCACGGGCGACAGGTGATTGAGACTGAGCTAAGGTTCTGCCCGGTAAAAATGACGATCCCGGCACAAGGCCGGGATCTCTCAAGCGTATGAAGCTAAATCGAAAACTTCTGTTCTTAAACGATCAAGCTCTTCATTTTCATCGAACAAAAGAACACCATCCTTGTAGAGTAGTAAATCATTCAGTGACCCCATTCCACCATAAAGGCCCAGAAGATCTGTTCGAGCCGCATCTGGAGACACAACTACTCTATTGGATAGTTCAACAAGCCCATTAGCCCAATCAGGATAACCGCCTATATTTAAAAGTAGTGCCATACGTTTTAATTTGCTTTGTATAGCTAGCAATCTATCTTGATTCATTTTAACGGCTTCCTCTCGATAATTTCAGCGCCTTTAATTTCCCAAGGTTTAACAACTACAATCTGTTGTGTACCACCTACATATAACCCATTTTGGGTTCCAACCTCACCTACATACACTTTTGTCCCTGAGGGTATTTTTATAGCAAAAGATGTATCTATTGGTGATGTTCCCCCACCCGGCCACTTAGGAAGAACAGCTTTATCAATCCTTGTTTGAAGAACGCCTTGCGGTGCTTCGGAGCTAAAGAACTGACCATAAGGTTTCTCGGATACCCCGCCTCGATAAAGAACAGTATCCTCCTGCAATACCATTTCTTTATACCTTCCACCACTAAAGGTAGCCGCTAAATCATTATCTAATGGTCCAGGTTTAATTGCTGAATATTCACCAATAACCTTATTTTGGAATGGAACAACACTGTGGCTAACAGCATTTTCAGCTTTACCCACGACTTTAGCTACCACTCTTTCCGTGAGAGCTGTCCCTGCTTTCGCAACACCGACTCCGCCTGCGATGGCCGCCGCCAAATCAGACACAAGTTTACCGGCTTCAACACCGGCATTGTACGAACCACTTGCACCCGCCTTCTGATACTCAGACTCCATCAGATTGATTCGATCAATATAGCTTTGCTTAACCGCATCCGACATCGTACTAAAAATGTCATCGCCCGCTATCAGTTGCTTGATGGCTTCATAAGCCACAGCAGGATCACTAATGGACTTTGATAAGCTCTCAACAGAATCGTAAAGCCCTTGAGGAACACCAACTAACATCCCTGCAGCGTAGGCAGCATCTTGGCCTAAACTGATAGCGTCCCATTTGGCACCTACTTTCAATTGGCAGGACATGTTGCCTTTACAGGCATCAAACTCTTTATCTCGTTCTGAGCGTTGCTGATTGCTCAGATAGTTATTCTCCACAACAACGTCTTCCGTTGCGGACTCTGCCAGCGAACCTCACTTTTCCCTGTGCAGTCAGCCAGTTACAGCCGGTTTTTCCTGATGCATTTCAATGCCCGAACACCCAAGCCCCGATACGCACTTTTTCATCCCGGCACGCTACCGCCCCGCCGTGACCTTACCGCCTGCAACCGCCACATCATAGCAGCGGCGACAGCCGCTGCCATTACCCGTTTTGTTGTTGAACCGACCTTATCGCGGCGCGAGCCGTTCCGCAGCTTGCCTGTGGGACGGTGAAGCGTCTGCCGGGTGCGGGCTGGCGAAGCCCGCAAGAGAACGGGTTAGCGGGGAGGCCCCCGGCGGGGGCCGCACGGGGCGGAGATGGCGAGCACGGCAACGAGCAAGGAGCCGGCGACTGCGAGCCGGGCGCAGCCAGTGCAGCGGGGTCGGGGCGGGGGCGAAGTAAAGCCGTTAAGCGGAGGCCAAAGGCCGACAACCCCTTTTCTGTTGATGTTGATGTTGACGTTGATGTTTGCTGAAGGGGGGCACCGATGCCTGCGCCGCCAGGGATGGCGGCCACACCCTCGGAGCCAGGGAAGCACGCTGATGTTCGCAGCAGAGCGAGCTGGCGAGCTGTGCGCCACACCGCACCACAGAGCCGAACCCCGGCGGCCAGCCGCTCACCGATGCCGAAGCAGACCGCAGCGCGCCCTTGCGGTAGACGGCGCCGACATAATGTTCGTTACGCGTTGGCCGCGTTCAGCGGCTTTCGCGTAATGCCACATTATGTTGAATGACGACTGGCCAGCAACGTTTCTTGCAGAGAACGGCGTGGGTTAACGCTGGCCGGGCGACATTTACCGCCGGAGTGCCTTACCTGAACAAGGCAAGCGATGCGCCACGGACGGCGCGGCGTTTGCCCTGCACCGTACCCTGCGGCCTTGAAGGGAATGAGCTAACTTTTGCGGCTATCCGGCAACGCGGGCATGTCGTGCGGCTCCGGTGTGTCCGCCTCCTCGTCCGCTATCAGGTCAGCCAGCAGCCCGGTTTCTTCCTCAGCCTCACGCTCCGCC
The window above is part of the Pectobacterium araliae genome. Proteins encoded here:
- a CDS encoding Gfo/Idh/MocA family protein, which codes for MKKIRFAAIGLAHNHIYDMCRQLVDAGAELVGVFESDPDNRVKFTSLFPSIPFAPSVEQLISDASIDLIACAAIPCDRAELALRTLDAGKDFFTAKPPLTTLEQLDAVQRRVAETGRKFAVYFNERINVDSALFAGELVQRGEIGRVIQTIGVGPHRERGARPDWFYQKRQYGGILCDIGIHQIEQFLYFTGNTAARVVASQTANYHHPRYPEFEDFGDAMLLGDNGATGYFRCDWFTPDGLSVWGDGRLTILGTEGYIEIRKYVDLTRGESNIVYLVNGQGEQRFTPAGSVKRPFFPDFLRDCRERTENAMSQSHVFKATELSILAQQAAKKIA
- a CDS encoding oligogalacturonate-specific porin KdgM family protein, translating into MKIYTRNLLIVCAGFAPFLTQAETDGKTTFQYEHNWKTEDRRHSDSIKLIHKKTNGWSYEVKFSTSAGGNSNYDVAYDDMQGGSGGMVIGKDFKLSKAATLTPSFEFSIGNSSMMYQPGLKYNYRINSDWSTYARYRYEYKKPSRSSRYSTISTSDKYGYAGESYLSKSDTGRHRLDTGVTYSGFDKINLTYVFNYYIGDNTTKSYKYSKGEFTEREYAVYDNGKTDYEHQFKVQYKLNKQLTPYIEYDDISQSSTSSSRQGKIKVGLNYVF
- a CDS encoding oligogalacturonate-specific porin KdgM family protein, coding for MKKRYLVAGILFAQIYAISASASDTKLSYEHSWGTMNRYHGDEIGMRHFMDNGLYVGVELNFYNKNKDLTIDDVVSNSYAFYTGYAYSLTPELTLTPNLEARFYSGGTSGEGTVGNISDSQTSGARYTPGLKLTWAVTDKTDLHTQYRYDLRKITRSKRTNTDDDTHRHRYEAGVAYKGFDNFTLAYTAYYYHADYVLQNNKKHDYQQDFDVSYTINDNWTAHVGVEDVASGRDVKSREGKGKVGFTYTF
- a CDS encoding pectate lyase — protein: MKRFALSLLAGLVALQASAATPDRLTIVNQYVDNVLTKAGDHYHGQSPTPLLADGVDPRTGKQMEWIFPDGRQAVLSNFSAQQNLMRVLVGLSNLSGNPSYKQRAEAIVKYHFQHYQDESGLLIWGGHRFVDLKTLQPEGPSEKEMVHELKNAYPYYDLMFSVDKDATARFIRGFWNAHVYDWKIMETSRHGKYGQKIGALWQSPFEQQPPFFATKGLSFLNAGNDLIYSASLLYKYNKEEGALIWAKRLAQQYVLPRDKATGLGVYQFTQALKRDETTDDADTHSKYGDRAQRQFSPEFGPTALEGNMMLKGRTSTIYSENALMQLQLGKDLGAEGKELLTWTTDGLKAFAKYAYNESDNTFRPMLANGKDLSNYVLPRDGYYGKKGTVIKPYPADNSFLLSYARAYTVLPDAELWRVARGIARAQGLGELGSAPNKDVKVDLATKNNDPYALFALLDLYQASKVKDYLSLAEKIGDNIISTRYQNGFFMAEPNRQYADVDTIEPYALLALEAAVRNQPQSVAPFLNGAGFTEGGYRMEDGSTRVSTRDNEIFLLNVGETLKPNNKK
- a CDS encoding ABC transporter substrate-binding protein, translating into MQYTGKYLKKTVLMLAMMAGLSVGQSQAAVELETRSLDQIYQSALREGGSVTVYAGGDVQSQQARFKQEFEKRFPGIKLNVIVDYSKYHDARIDNQLATDTLIPDVVQLQTVQDFPRWKKEGVLLNYKPRGWDKIYPEFRDADGAWIGAYVIAFSNLVNTQLLDEKSWPREANDYLRPNLRGNLILAYPNDDDAVLFWYKLVVDKYGWDFVKKLQEQDPVYVRGTNVPGAEIATGKYSATFTSSGALVPATDAVTRFVLPKSDPFVSWAQRAAIFKKAKHPESAKLYLSWLLDPYTQTQVSRMWSVRTDVAPPEGYKHIWEYSNTRPQAFADFMYDRGAVERFRAQMSLYVGEAKGEPTPGWLGVNPEVPLVN
- a CDS encoding type I toxin-antitoxin system SymE family toxin yields the protein MPLNRYCICIASTLAGKISRSPSLHLTGHWLEAAGFGTDTPVVVTVEHGQLVIRIVTE
- a CDS encoding DUF6896 domain-containing protein encodes the protein MMNEREIINFISLQEMLMKAFFIAYPSLKDFDFLLDFPKKGTIFVNDNEWGFIKHGKGIKFLISNDKTDAVVDINNIKNPKLIDIWRLSQYFPSHHDHEIKGLLDGMVESGVLQKISEKQYELI